In one Bufo gargarizans isolate SCDJY-AF-19 chromosome 11, ASM1485885v1, whole genome shotgun sequence genomic region, the following are encoded:
- the LOC122922199 gene encoding uncharacterized protein LOC122922199, translating to MPLSDPTPEAAAPSSPMRNVQISDETQAEALQRSVSAAISAAMDSMSSVLSQTIAQALAGHPASGPVLPAAPLAQQPPVLNPPVPQDQLIGAPPATQERAHRSRKRAFPRQAERARSWKCARAQLLSDSEAEIGSDEEAFADAGSDEEAHAGPSNTPCPTPSTSQVKEGSSIAVPASSLIDPLGEPMFDPDALHHPRSAEWLPADHVGKYLEHWVRRPLSKEARNKMRAECPRPIVPNKVCDTPVVDPKVTQFLAKSGWNPRKGLDSALRSCQDKLLDIFGPLAKLFDMAESARSDGSQIDPEEMRGWIQRAICIAGNTNTSLAIERRKAILFKVDPKLANLALTESGADAQGHLFGDSFIKDLSRFVGAFTALDKAQSSIRRVFQGRVSTRAGSNRGRLSGRSNFQARYSGRGSFQQRPAFQEQKFPTPFFPARGGQWRGRSYRGNQGSRRPFGGS from the exons ATGCCGCTCTCAGATCCTACTCCTGAGGCTGCAGCCCCCTCATCCCCTATGAGGAATGTGCAGATTAGTGATGAGACCCAGGCAGAAGCGCTGCAGCGCTCTGTCTCTGCCGCAATTTCTGCTGCGATGGACTCAATGTCCTCTGTGCTGTCTCAGACGATAGCACAGGCACTGGCTGGCCACCCTGCTTCAGGGCCTGTGCTGCCTGCGGCCCCCTTAGCTCAGCAACCTCCGGTTTTGAATCCTCCTGTGCCACAGGACCAATTGATTGGTGCGCCTCCGGCCACCCAGGAACGCGCGCatagatcgcgcaaaagagcctttccacgccaggcagaacgggcgcggtcTTGGAAATGCGCTAGAGCGCAATTATTGAGCGATTCTGAGGCCGAGATTGGCTCAGATGAGGAGGCATTTGCTGATGCAGGTTCAGATGAAGAGGCTCATGCGGGGCCTAGTAACACCCCTTGTCCCACCCCTTCTACTTCTCAAGTGAAGGAGGGTTCTTCCATAGCGGTTCCTGCATCGTCCCTTATTGACCCGTTGGGGGAACCCATGTTTGACCCTGACGCCCTCCACCATCCCAGATCGGCGGAGTGGCTTCCTGCAGATCATGTGGGAAAATACCTGGAACATTGGGTCCGCCGCCCCCTCAGTAAGGAGGCGCGCAACAAGATGAGGGCTGAATGCCCCAGGCCCATAGTGCCTAACAAGGTTTGTGACACGCCAGTAGTAGACCCCAAAGTCACACAATTTCTGGCTAAATCGGGCTGGAATCCCCGCAAAGGCCTTGACTCAGCTCTGCGTAgctgtcaggacaagctcctggacataTTTGGTCCCCTGGCCAAGTTATTTGACATGGCGGAGTCCGCCAGATCGGATGGGTCCCAGATTGACCCAGAGGAGATGAGGGGTTGGATTCAGCGCGCGATCTGCATCGCTGGGAATACCAATACCTCTCTAGCGATAGAGAGACGCAAGGCGATTCTGTTTAAAGTAGATCCCAAATTGGCCAACCTGGCTCTAACTGAATCCGGCGCAGATGCCCAGGGTCATCTCTTCGGCGACTCCTTTATCAAGGACCTGAGTCGGTTTGTTGGCGCCTTTACGGCCCTTGATAAGGCCCAGTCCTCCATTAGGAGAgtgtttcagggacgggtctccaccagggccggcagtaataggggccgcctgtccggccgttccaattTCCAAGCCCGCTAttcgggccgaggctccttcCAGCAACGACCTGCATTCCAGGAACAGAAGTTCCCAACCCctttcttcccggccagaggtgGACAATGGCGTGGCAGATCCTACAGAGGGAATCAAGGTTCGCGTCGCCCTTTCG GAGGAAGTTGA